The Halomonas sp. THAF5a genome segment GTCGACCCGAGCTACGAGCGCAAGGCGGAGTACGCCGAGGTGGCCGAGGCCGTCTGTCAGGCCATGCGCAAGGCGCGCCATGCGGTGGTGCTGGTGTGGTACCCGCTGCTGCCGGCGGGCCGTCACCGCGAGCTGCTGGAGGGGCTGCGCGACGGCGGGGTGCGCAAGATCTGGCGCAGTGAGCTGCGGCTGCGCGAGCCCCAGGAGGGCGAGCGGGGCATGGTCGGCAGCGGCATGCTGGTGATCAATCCGCCCTGGGGGCTCGACGACCGCCTGGAGGCCGCGATGGCCGAGATCCTGCCGCTGCTGGGCGAGAGCAGCCGCCACCGCGGCGACTGGTGGGTGGGGGAGTAGGGAATTACTTGCCGATGCAGAAGCTGCCGAAGATCTCGCCTAAGAGGTCATCGGCGCTGAACTCCCCGGTGATCTCGCCCAGCGCCTGCTGGGCATCGCGCAGGTCCTCGGCCAGCAGCTCGCCGGCACCAAAGCCGGCCAGCTGCGCCTCGCCGTTGGCAAGGGCCTGCCCGGCGCGGTCCAGGGCATCCAGGTGGCGACGGCGCGCCGAGAAGCGGCCCTCGGTGGTCGCCGCGAAGCCCATCACGGCCTTGAGGTGCTCCTTGAGGCTGTCGATGCCGGCGCCGCTCCTGGCCGACAGCCGGATCACCGGTCGCTCGCCGGCGGTATCGAGCCCGGGCGTCTCCTGGCTGGCATCGATCTTGTTGCGCACCAGGGTCAGCCGTGAAGGATCGGCCAGGCGGGCGACGAACTCCGGCCAGATGGCCATGGGATCCACCGCCTCGGTGGTCGCGGCATCGACCATCAGCAGCACCCGGTCGGCCTTCTCGATCTCCTCCCAGGCCCGGGCCACGCCGATCCGCTCAACGGCGTCCGGGGTGTCGCGCAGGCCGGCGGTGTCGATCACGTGCAATGGCATGCCGTCCAGGTGGATATGCTCGCGCAGCACGTCCCGGGTGGTGCCCTCGATGTCGGTGACGATGGCGGTCTCCTGTTCCGTCAGGGCGTTGAGCAGGCTCGACTTGCCGGCGTTGGGCCGCCCGGCGATCACCACGCTCATCCCCTCTCGCATCAGCGCCCCCTGGCCGGCGGCGGCGCGCACCTCGGCCAGGTTGCCCTGGATGGCGGCGAGCTGGCCGGCGACATGGCCGTCGGCGAGGAAGTCGATCTCCTCCTCGGGGAAGTCGATGGCGGCCTCGACGTAGATGCGCAGCTCGATGAGCCGCTGGACCAGCGCCTGGACGCGCTGCGAGAACTCGCCCTGCAGCGAGCGCAGGGCGTTCTCGGCGGCGCCCCGGGAGCTCGCCTCGATCAGGTCGGCGATCGCCTCGGCCTGGGCGAGGTCCAGCTTGTCGTTGAGGAAGGCGCGCTCGGAGAACTCGCCGGGCCGGGCCAGGCGAGCGCCGAGCTGCACGCACCGCTCGAGCAGCAGGTCCATAATCACCGGCCCCCCGTGGCCCTGGAGCTCCAGCACGTCCTCGCCGGTGAAGGAGTGGGGGCCGGCGAAGTAGAGCGCGATGCCCTCGTCGATCGCCTCGTCGGCGCCGCGGAAGGGGCCGTAGTGGGCCTGGCGTGGGGCGGGGCAGTGGCCCAGCATCGCCTGGGCGATCGTCGTGCAGGCGGGCCCGGAGACGCGGATGATCCCCACGCCGCCGCGTCCCGGCGGCGTGGCCAGGGCGGCGATGGTGTCCTGATCGTAGAGGCTGGCGGCCATGGACGGTTCCTGTGGTCGAAAGGCGGGTGAGCGGCGGGGCGCTCGGGACTATTGTCCGGGGCGGGGCGCGGTAAGGCCAGCCCGGCAAGAACCCGACCCCCTAAACGCCAGACCCCCGCCGAGGCGGGGGTCTGGAAGAGCGGGGCAGAAGACCCTGGCTACTTGGTCTTCATGCCCTTGCCGATGCTGGGATCGGCCTCGATCTTGCGGGTGATGGTGTACTGCTGAATGATCGAGATGCAGTTGTTGACCACCCAGTAGATGACCAGGCCCGCCGGGAACCACAGGAAGAAGAAGGTGAAGACGATCGGCAGCATCTTCATGATCTTCGCCTGCATCGGATCCGGGGGTGTCGGGTTGAGCATCTGCTGCACGAACATCGAGGCGCCCATCAGGATCGGCAGGATGAAGTAGGGATCCTTCACCGACAGGTCCTGGATCCAGAACATGAAGGGCGCATGGCGCAGCTCGACGGATTCCAGCAGCATCCAGTACAGGGCGATAAACACCGGCATCTGCACCAGGATCGGCAGGCAGCCCCCCAGAGGATTGATCTTCTCCTTCTGGTAGAACTTCATCATCTCCTGGGACATCTTCTGGCGGTCGTCGCCGAACTGCTCCTTCAGGCGCTGCATCTCCGGGCCCAGCTTGCGCATGCGGGCCATGGACTTGTAGGCCTTGGCGGAGAGCGGCCAGAGCGCCGCCTTCACCAGCATGGTCAGCAGGACGATGGACCAGCCCCAGTTGCCGATCAGGTCATGGATGTGATCGAGCAGCCAGAACAGCGGGTTGGCGATGAACCACAGCCAGCCGAAGTCCACCGTCAGCTCCAGGTTGGGCGCCACGGCCTCGAGGCGATCCTGGACCTTGGGGCCCATGTAGAGGGTCGCGCCGAGGGCCGCCTCGCCGTTGCCGGCGACGTTGCTGGTCGGGCCCGCGAAGGCCGCGACGTTGCGGTCGCGCGCATCGGTGGTGGCGTAGAAGAGGTTCTGCTGGTTCTGTTCCGGGACCCAGGCCGAGGTGAAGTAGTGCTGGATGATGGCGACCCAGCCGCCCTCGACGTCGCGGTTGTTGAAGGCCCCTTCCTGGATCTCCTCGAAGTCGACCTTGAGGTAGCGGTCCTCCGGCGTGGAGTAGGCGGCCCCGAGGTAGGAGCGCATGCCCATCTTCGGGCCGCTGGAGGGGTCGCTGCTGTTGTCGCGGACCAGCTGGCCGATGAAGCGCGCGGTGACCGGCTCCTCGGTGTTGTTGGCCAGGAAGTAGTTCACGTCGACCGCGTAGCTGTCGCGCTCGAAGGTGAGGCGCTTGATCACCTCGACGCCATTGACCTCGGCGGTCATGTCGACTTCGAGTCGGTCGTCGTTCTCGCCCAGCCGGT includes the following:
- the mnmE gene encoding tRNA uridine-5-carboxymethylaminomethyl(34) synthesis GTPase MnmE yields the protein MAASLYDQDTIAALATPPGRGGVGIIRVSGPACTTIAQAMLGHCPAPRQAHYGPFRGADEAIDEGIALYFAGPHSFTGEDVLELQGHGGPVIMDLLLERCVQLGARLARPGEFSERAFLNDKLDLAQAEAIADLIEASSRGAAENALRSLQGEFSQRVQALVQRLIELRIYVEAAIDFPEEEIDFLADGHVAGQLAAIQGNLAEVRAAAGQGALMREGMSVVIAGRPNAGKSSLLNALTEQETAIVTDIEGTTRDVLREHIHLDGMPLHVIDTAGLRDTPDAVERIGVARAWEEIEKADRVLLMVDAATTEAVDPMAIWPEFVARLADPSRLTLVRNKIDASQETPGLDTAGERPVIRLSARSGAGIDSLKEHLKAVMGFAATTEGRFSARRRHLDALDRAGQALANGEAQLAGFGAGELLAEDLRDAQQALGEITGEFSADDLLGEIFGSFCIGK
- the yidC gene encoding membrane protein insertase YidC; translated protein: MDVKRLLLLIPLAILAYLLMVQWNQDYGQVAPEPQAPAMTSSASNGASAPNDGGDDLSVPTSASSNDMASGIPGAAETPAGSRDLVAVVTDVLDVRIDPQGGDIVYAALPQHRFSLDSERPYVLLSDSETRSYVARSGLQLEGHEGRITFTPEATEYRLGENDDRLEVDMTAEVNGVEVIKRLTFERDSYAVDVNYFLANNTEEPVTARFIGQLVRDNSSDPSSGPKMGMRSYLGAAYSTPEDRYLKVDFEEIQEGAFNNRDVEGGWVAIIQHYFTSAWVPEQNQQNLFYATTDARDRNVAAFAGPTSNVAGNGEAALGATLYMGPKVQDRLEAVAPNLELTVDFGWLWFIANPLFWLLDHIHDLIGNWGWSIVLLTMLVKAALWPLSAKAYKSMARMRKLGPEMQRLKEQFGDDRQKMSQEMMKFYQKEKINPLGGCLPILVQMPVFIALYWMLLESVELRHAPFMFWIQDLSVKDPYFILPILMGASMFVQQMLNPTPPDPMQAKIMKMLPIVFTFFFLWFPAGLVIYWVVNNCISIIQQYTITRKIEADPSIGKGMKTK